A stretch of Chryseobacterium viscerum DNA encodes these proteins:
- a CDS encoding uroporphyrinogen-III synthase yields the protein MKILFTKNIDQTIISKELGEDILADCVEVIKTKPIMISPFDLKNYSLIFTSANGVISFFKNRFKPNEDFTARNYNKIYCVGEKTKRELRKHGFGTFKVLKNADTLSQFIIGKCQHEQFLHFCGNLAINVLDKELPLQNIKYKKVTIYNTEETHPLINEKYHAAVFFSPSGVRSFARRNSLEGMKIFSIGETTSGELRNYTQEEIFTSEENTLTSIFELIRREIRSRN from the coding sequence TAGGAGAGGATATTTTGGCCGACTGTGTTGAGGTAATTAAGACCAAACCTATTATGATCAGTCCTTTTGATCTGAAAAATTACTCATTGATTTTTACAAGTGCAAATGGAGTCATTTCATTTTTTAAAAACAGATTTAAACCTAATGAGGATTTTACAGCCAGGAATTATAATAAGATCTATTGTGTTGGTGAAAAAACGAAGAGAGAATTAAGAAAACACGGCTTCGGAACATTTAAGGTTTTGAAAAATGCTGATACTCTTTCCCAATTCATTATCGGAAAATGCCAGCATGAGCAATTTCTTCATTTCTGCGGCAACCTTGCCATCAACGTTCTGGATAAGGAACTTCCCTTACAAAATATTAAGTACAAAAAAGTTACGATATATAACACTGAGGAAACTCATCCTTTAATAAATGAAAAATATCATGCTGCAGTATTTTTTAGTCCGAGCGGAGTTCGTAGTTTTGCAAGGCGAAATTCTCTGGAAGGCATGAAGATATTTTCAATTGGCGAAACTACTTCCGGTGAGTTGAGAAATTATACGCAGGAAGAAATTTTTACTTCTGAAGAAAATACACTGACTTCGATTTTTGAACTGATAAGAAGAGAAATCAGAAGTAGAAATTAG
- the hemE gene encoding uroporphyrinogen decarboxylase, with protein MIKNDLYLKALRGETVERPPVWMMRQAGRYLPEFIALRDQYDFFTRCQTPELAAEITLQPIRRFPLDAAILFSDILVVPQAMGIDFKMKESVGPWLDTPIRTMEQVQNIETPDVNDTLGYVFDAIELTLQKLDNDIPLIGFAGSPWTILCYCVEGKGSKAFDIAKSFCFQQPEAAHLLLQKITDTTIAYLKRKVEKGVSAVQVFDSWGGMLSPTDYQEFSWQYINQIVEALSPLTHVVVFGKGCWFALEDMTMSKASALGVDWTIKPEFARTLTNHTMTLQGNFDPARLHSTPETIKKMVNEMINRFGKDRYIANLGHGILPNVPVENAEAFIRAVVDWKPNL; from the coding sequence ATGATAAAAAACGACCTATATTTAAAAGCACTTCGCGGAGAAACCGTTGAAAGACCTCCTGTCTGGATGATGAGGCAGGCTGGAAGATATCTGCCGGAATTCATTGCCTTGAGAGATCAGTATGATTTCTTTACAAGATGTCAGACCCCTGAACTTGCGGCTGAGATTACTCTACAGCCTATCCGCAGATTTCCTCTAGATGCAGCGATTCTGTTTTCTGATATCCTGGTAGTTCCACAGGCAATGGGGATTGACTTCAAAATGAAAGAATCTGTTGGACCATGGTTAGATACTCCTATCAGAACAATGGAACAGGTTCAAAATATTGAAACTCCGGACGTGAATGATACTTTAGGCTACGTTTTTGATGCTATTGAACTTACTCTTCAGAAACTGGACAATGACATTCCATTGATCGGTTTTGCAGGTTCTCCATGGACTATCCTTTGTTATTGTGTGGAAGGAAAAGGAAGTAAGGCGTTTGATATTGCAAAATCTTTCTGTTTCCAACAGCCTGAAGCTGCTCATTTATTACTGCAAAAAATTACAGATACTACGATTGCTTATTTAAAGAGAAAAGTAGAAAAAGGAGTTTCTGCAGTACAGGTTTTTGATTCATGGGGAGGAATGCTTTCTCCTACAGATTATCAGGAATTCTCATGGCAGTATATCAACCAGATTGTTGAGGCACTAAGTCCGCTTACTCATGTGGTGGTATTTGGAAAAGGATGCTGGTTTGCATTGGAAGATATGACTATGTCTAAAGCTTCTGCTCTTGGTGTAGACTGGACTATTAAGCCGGAGTTTGCAAGAACACTGACAAACCATACAATGACTCTACAGGGGAACTTTGATCCTGCAAGACTTCACTCAACGCCTGAAACGATTAAGAAGATGGTGAATGAAATGATCAACCGTTTCGGAAAAGACAGATATATCGCCAACTTAGGCCACGGAATTCTACC